Sequence from the Bacillus thuringiensis genome:
ATGAAAGTACAAGTGACGATTAAATCTGTAGAGCGCCCAGAAGCGATTATTATACGTGAAGCGAAGCAAGATGAACCGTTTGTGAAAATTTTAGATTAAATAGGAGGGTCGTTCCTTTATGGAACGGCTTTTTTTCTTGAAGAATTTTGTTATAATTTAAAATGTTATAAAAAAGGGGTAAGGGGTAAAGCGCATGGACGAACTAAGTTTTCAAGTCATTATTTTATTAATTGCATTCGGATTTTTAGCAGCGTTTATTGATTCAGTTGTTGGCGGTGGAGGATTAATTTCGCTTCCGGCACTTATGTTTGTTGGTTTACCACCAGCTTCGGCCATTGCAACGAATAAATTAGCTGCAACGATGGGGACGTTTACGAGTGCAATTTATTTTATTCGATCGGGAAAGGTCGATTTTAAAATTGTAGGAAAGTTAATCCCATTAACTGTTATAGGAGCAGTCGCAGGTGCTTTAGTAGTAAAGTTTATTCCGCCGGATATTTTACGTCCGCTAGTGCTTGTGATGTTGGTATTCATTGCCATTTATATTATTGCGAAAAAGGATTGGGGAAGTGTATCTACTTATAAGAAGATGACGAAAAGAAAAACATTAATATTTTTCTTTGTTATTTTAATGATAGGGTTTTACGATGGATTTTTTGGACCAGGGACAGGATCCTTTTTAATTTTTGCATTTTTATTAATTGGTTTGGATTTTATTCAAGCGGCAGCATCTGGAAAACTTTTGAACTTTGTGAGTAATATCGTATCGTTAATTACTTTTTTATTTTTAGACGTAATTCATTTTGAATACGGTATTATTATGGGATTATCGATGATTTTTGGTGCTTATTTTGGATCGAAGTTTGCAGTTCAAAAAGGTGTTGGATATGTAAGAACTTTATTTTTATTAGTTACTATATTATTGATCGGAAAAAATGTTTTGGAATATACTCATATTTTGTAGATTCATACGCATGTATGAATCTCTTTTTTTTATTATATTTTAAAAATTTATTAATTTTTAAAATATAAGTCTAGGAATATTTGAATAAATCTAAATTATCGTGTAGAATAATGTTGTAAAATGTAAACGTTTTTCTAAGGGGAGGCTAAAAATAATGGTAGTAGCATACAAACATGAGCCATTTACAGATTTTTCAGTGGAGGCTAACAAATTAGCGTTTGAAGAAGGT
This genomic interval carries:
- a CDS encoding TSUP family transporter, encoding MDELSFQVIILLIAFGFLAAFIDSVVGGGGLISLPALMFVGLPPASAIATNKLAATMGTFTSAIYFIRSGKVDFKIVGKLIPLTVIGAVAGALVVKFIPPDILRPLVLVMLVFIAIYIIAKKDWGSVSTYKKMTKRKTLIFFFVILMIGFYDGFFGPGTGSFLIFAFLLIGLDFIQAAASGKLLNFVSNIVSLITFLFLDVIHFEYGIIMGLSMIFGAYFGSKFAVQKGVGYVRTLFLLVTILLIGKNVLEYTHIL